The segment gaaaaaatattgttaaaactttttctagcaactttgaacagagtcacgcacagcaatcatcgttgagcaaattagaTTTAACGATGACGGgcggccgcgagtgactgagctccgatgtcatttctttagtcagtttctttaagaTGTCTTCTGAGATTTTACGCCCCTTCCATGTCCCCTTTCTAAAGCCTGGAAATGCTACTACATATTTGGTAGCTGTCTATAAACTACGTACTTATTATTGATTGTTGTAGACCCCCCGAGTAGTTTTCGTCCATacgttttattataatttgtaaggtgcgttgtttttggtcgtCCCCCGACTTCTAATAGCCCACGCGGTTCATGGTCGGCCCCATACGTACTAATTCATATTGTTCTACATGTGTATTGTTCATAGATACGTTACTGTTTATTTATTAGgtatttagcttaactttatggttttggcacaatgtcaaaCCCCCAAGAAGGGATgaaattgtgccaaagttcaagcaattaaaatattattaatgttcattgtaactaaaccatctttctggtagttgttaattaaacattgaagtatatattgacagacTTTGAATCAACGTAATCGCGAAATTGTGTGTATAacaagctaaagaacaaaaacatatgcttttttggcccaatctcaccccggcaGACGGTTACATataaaaaacataaacacagtgAATGTTTCTGCAAACcaatgtgtcaaaaatttagGCAGAGAAAATAAACTCTCCTTTTTCATCCGCTTTAATTCACAATTATTTAGATATCACTAAATTATTCGCTAAAGATTAAATCTATACAATAGATAACTCACTAAAAATAATTAAGCTTCTAAAAATCAAAAGCTGATATGAAATAATAATATGTAACAACATACCGAAGCTCTCATTGACTAGAGAGAATTATGATAGATTTTCCAAACGATCAGACCGATCTACGGTCACTGAATGTTTGCGCTATTTACAATCACTTATCCACGCTGCTACCAGTTGCGGCACGCCGCAACATCTGTCAATCATCCAGCAGATTGATGGTGCGCGTTTGGAAACGAATTCGATTAGTGTTCTTAACGGGACCATCCAGCAGCAGATTAGTTGCAACTCCACCTTCTCTTCCTTCCAGCTGGCTCCAGATGGACTTCAGTTTGTCCTTTGTTTTCTCAGTCTTTTTGGGAGTTTTCCTAAAAGATTGTGATTGATCCAATTAGTATTCTGTTTAAACCCAGAAAAAGTTTAAAACATACTTTTTATCAACCTTAATAGGGGCACAGCCCCGCTTCTGTTCCTGCATTTGTTCAAGAATTTtactgaaaatagaaaatttactcgttATACGTAAATCTGCATATAACAATCAAATGAGGCATACTTCCGATAGTTCTTTGGCAGTGACCGAGGTTTCGGTGCAGCGCAGTAATTGTTCGGATCCTCCGGGTGATAACCGTAATCTTCACCGCGTAACCAGTTTTCATACTGTTCCGGCTGAAATCTTCTCACGAAAGTTTCCATCGCAATTTTTACCATGTCAGGTCGACAGTTGCAAACGGAAGCTCGCTTCCCGTATTCAATCCATCGTTCCGTGGCAAAATTGGTCGATTCAGCACAGTTGAAACCATGATTAAACCCAGCATGATAGCCGTACGGGAAAGTTATCATTATCTCGCCTGGCTGTTGTGTAATTTTGTTAAAAGGAATTCCATTCTGTTTTAAAACCTGGGTACTAATCAGGGTCATTTTGTGCCTCAGAAATGCTTTGCACTCCTGATAGTTGGCCGGAAAAAATCGTTCGGCCAATTTTTCCAGTTTCTTTCCATGTTCCGGTGGAATCGCGTACCAAGTTTTTGGAGCTCCAAAATGCAAGAAATTTATCGAATACAGATCCATATCCTCCGTGTGCCAAGCAAATGTGGTCTTCCACATTCCAAAATACAAATAGGCCGTATTGACACCGGCGATGGAAATGTTATAATCCGCATTAACGTAATCCAAAATAGTTCCCAACCGATTGATGTTCCAAACCTTGACGTCCGAGTCGGTTAAGCTTCCGGGAACATCGGCCCCATAGGTAGGGGCAACGTAGGTTACATTTTTCCAAAACTTTTTCTCCAGATCTTCGTAGTCAAAGTGCCTGGGAGTAGCGTGCCGTTCCAGGAGAGTTTTCTTGTAAAACTCCTGCACCGTCAACGAGCGTTTCTGAATGTTCAGCTGCTGATAGAGCCCTTGCATTCCGGAAACCACCTGCGAAATGGGCGTCCGAATGGTAACGTTTATGTTCTTCACGTCGTAGCCCTGCTTGCGGGGAACCCATTCCGGCGGTGGGATGACCTGTAGAATATATGAgatttgtttcaaaattgtGAATGAATCCAATTGGATTGAATTGAACACGATTTCCTGAAGCGATCAGCGGTCAGTGGAAAAAAAATCGTAAACAAACCTTCACCAAACCAGCTTTATGGGCTCCTTTCGATTCCATGTAGTTGATATAAGCGGGGAAATCCTGGAACTCCTCCCACGTTGGTCGAAATACCATTATTCTTGGTATATCCATTGCGGAACCTAATAAAATCCTCTGGATTTTCCGGATGTACGAGAAAACAGCGGAAATATGAACCTTTTTCctttaatgacttttttgacAGTTCATCATCAGTGTTGGCCGTGTTGGCAGTCTTACAGAAGTCCATCCTCCTGTCACGTCACCAGAATTGGAGATAGATTTCGGTAACATCAGTATGCACTGAAACGAAAACCATAGAATCCTGCATCATTTTATTGAGAACGCTTATTTTCGAAATTATCAATTGAAAACTATTTAAATGTACTATCACAAACTATTTAAATGTACTATCACAAACTATATAGTTTGTGGTACTATTCTGTGTAGGAAATACTATATTAGATGGTAAACATAAGATGACAAACATGCATTTTTCGgctacaaatatttttatttgacTTTTAAGCTTACTATTGCCAATATAACGCACAcgcttaaaaaagcaccgaatttgGTAAAATTTTGCAGTGCTCAAGGAAAGGCTTATTGATGCATCGCAGGGTACAGATGCTGATGTATAGATTACCAGAAACGACAAGACACTGTTAATTAAATATTCCTTCAAATTGCCCTGCCAAAAATTCAGGACTCAAAAAATTATCACATAACAAATTCAAAGTGGCGCaagtaaaaaattgttttttcgtGGCTAATTTGAGTTTAAGGGCCCCAAAAGCATACGAACAAgttgtacagtggacccccgttcgtttgaacgattcctcatgcaaactaacggggttagtttttaatttgaacaactagtaaccctaaatatgctgaagtttgtgtgaactggctgccctgctctttgttattgttttggtggtttgattcagttggcagttgcaagcagcgaatatttcattttccgatcggatttatACCATaaccgttgggaaaacgcaatgtgaaacagattatacacgctagatcagtacaaaccaatcgtgtttatgtgtattgtccgcattagcaaatgatgtcatattgagaatgacatttgaccatttttagtttgcacgtcgtgcaaaccaacggggttcaaattaataagtgttcagattaaaaacggtcaaacgtgTTGAGAAGAACAATGACCCACCTTGCAGTTATATATACTTTGTTCTCATATTCAGTTCACCGCTCATGTGCGGCTCACTTGCTGTCAGAAGACAAAACACATTGTTATGTGCGTTATACCGTTTCCGTTATCAATCCAATAAAAGTTACTTTTCCAAGTAGTCGCGTGTTTTAATAATCCAATCCGTACGCTGTGTTTTTCCACTGTCCGACCGTCCTCTGCCGTCAGGTTTCGGGTCCAGCTGGATGGATTATTTGTTTTTCCACTCAGAGAGTGAAGTTTTAAAAGTTTATCGCGAAGGTTTCGTGCGCGCAAGAAGATCGAAATTTGCTTCGTAAGAGTACCCTTTTGTTCGTCGCGGTTGACCCGCGTTTCACCATTTCAAAGCTCAACGGTACGAACTGGCAAACATGGAAAATTCGCCTCGAGAATCTGTTAGCTCGAGAAGATTTGTGGTACACAATTACCAACGAAATCCCTGAAGAGAAAAccgaaaagtggaaaagtgCAGCCCGAAAGGCAAAAGCAACGCTATTTCTTTTGCTGGAAGATAACCAGTTGCATACCGTTAAGAATAGCGTTCATGCTCGTGATGCCTTTTTGGCTTTAAAAGCATACCACCAGAAAACCACCAGATCAGTTCGTGTTTCCCTGCTGAAGAAACTGTGCGCGACAAATTTACCGGAAAATGGTGATTTAGATAGGCATTTGTTGGAGATGGATGAACTGTTTGATAGGTTAGACTGTGCGGGTACCGAGTTAGACAAAGACATGAAAGTCTGTATGCTTTTGCGTAGCCTACCGCCCTCGTTTGATACTTTGGTTACGGCTCTCGATAGTCGGCCGGATGACGAAATTACCATGGATGTTGTGAAATCGAAGGTGGTGGATGATTATACTCGGCGACTTGAACGTGAAAACAGTGTTCCCAAAACGGAAAAACGCTCTGCAGAAAATTATCGAAAAGAAAAGCGTGTGTGCCACTTTTGTAAGAAGCCTGGCCACATACGACGTAACTGTAGAAAGTTTATGGCATCGAAGAAGGAAACTGAAAGTGTTTCGTATTCGCGAAAAGAAGAACAAGTGAAAGCAAAAGCTGCACACGGTGAAAAAGGTGTCGCGTTTACCGTCGCTAATGAAAATATGTGCTGGATTATCGATAGTGGAGCAAGTGCTCATATGACGAACGACCATTCGTTTTTTACGTCGCTTAAAGAGTCCGCTGGCGGATGGATCACTATGGCGGACGGGAAGAAGTCGCAGATCCAAGGTGAAGGAAGTGGTGTTCTTTACGGCCTCGACGGAGAAGAGAATATAATGAAGATCGATATCAGTGAAGTGAAATTTGTGCCTGGTTTGTcctcaagtttaatttcagtcTCGAAATTGGCGCAGAAGAAATTAAAGGTGCATTTTGACGATAGAAGTTGCCAGATTATTGATCAAAATGGTATCGTGGTAGCGACTGGCGACCGTTGCGGCGGGTTGTATCGCCTGAGAGTAGTAGAGTCTTCCTTGAAGGCTACCGTCAAGCAGCACACTGCTAACTGTCAGCATGTATGGCATCGACGTTTGGGCCATCGCGATTGGGCAGCTGCTCAGTGTATTGTTAAAGAGAACCTCGCATCTGGAATGAAGGTAAGCGATTGTGGTTTGAGACTTGAATGTGAATGTTGTTTAGCTGGGAAATTATCCCGACCACCCTTCCCTGAAGTAAACGAACGGAAATCGACTGCAATTCTCGACATCGTGCACACAGACCTGTGTGGCCCGATGAAGAATGTTACTCCAAGCGGTAATCGATTTGTTATGAATATAATCGATGATTATAGTCGATTCACGGTAACGTACCTGCTGAAACACAAGAGTGAAGCGGTAGCAAATATTAAGGACTACGTTCGGTGGGTGTATAATTTGCACGGTAAGAAACCGAAAGTTATTCGTTCGGACGGCGGAGGCGAATTTAACAATGTCGAGCTCCGACGCTTTTACCGTGAAGAAGGTATAAAACCACAGTTTACGACCCCTTACTCACCACAACAGAACGGCGTGGCTGAGCGCAAGAATAGGTCACTTACCGAGATGGCAACATGTATGTTGATAGATGCTGGCCTTGAAAAGCGTTTCTGGGGAGAAGCCATGCTTACCGCTACTTATTTGCAAAACCGCTTACCGTCAAGGTCCGTTCAGAAAACACCATATGAACTATGGTGGAAGCGTGTGCCGGATTTGAGTCACCTGAAGGTTTTTGGAAGTGAAGCATACGTATTAGTTCCAGCAGTGAAGCGATCTAAACTGGAAGAAAAAGCCCGGAAACTTACTTTCGTAGGTTACTCAATAGAGCACAAAGGCTATCGCTTTGTGGATCGTCTGACGAATCGAATAACAgtgagcagagatgccagattcaTTGAACATGGCAATGGAAGTGGTTCGGTAGAATATCCTGCGACCTCATCTGGTTCAAATGATGAAGACGATATCAAATTGTTGCCGTTTAAAGAGGAGCCCGCTACGGATTGCGAAGTTGATTCTGACGATGACGAATACCATGAAGTTGCTGATCATGATGATACTGCGGAAATTGTACGACGATCGGATCGCCCTAACCGCGGAATATCGCCTAAGCATTTCGATGATTTTGTTTTGGATTACGCCGTAGGTATTGCGGCCTGCGCAGTTGAAGAGCCTTCGGATTACCGCGAAGCAATGAAAGCATCGGAGTGGCGAAGTGCGATGGAGGATGAGCTGGCTTCCCATCAGCGTAATGGAACCTGGGAGCTAGTTCCTACACCTCAAGGACGTAAGATAGTAGGTTCAAAATGGGTGTTTAAGATCAAGCGTAATGAACAGGATCAAGTAGTAAAATTTAAAGCCAGGGTTGTCGCTCAGGGATATACGCAACAGTATGGAGTTGATTACGATCAAGTATTTGCTCCGGTAACACGTCAAGCAACTTTACGAGCGTTTCTCGCAGTAGCTTCAAAGGAAAATATGGTTGTGCGACATCTAGATGTAAAGACAGCGTATCTTTACGGGATATTGGACGAAGAAATTTTCATGCGTCAACCACCTGGATGGGCTGTGCGTGGCCAGGAGGAGTATGTTTGTCGGCTACATCGCAGCATTTATGGTTTGCGACAGTCAGCACGCTGCTGGTACATGAGACTGAACGAAGTTTTAACTGAGCTGGGATTCAAACCTGCGAGCGCTGATCCGTGTCTGTTCATACGAACCATTGGCCAAATCAAAGTGTTTCTACTCGTGTATGTCGACGATATGCTGATTGGATCAACTAGTGAACGAGAAGTGTTACGATTGATTGATTCGCTGAAAGCAAAATTCGAGCTCACGTGTCTTGGTGATGTTCGACATTTCTTAGGAATAGACATACAGCGGGAGGAAGGAGTTTATAAAATACGATTGAAAAACTACATCGAGAAGCTGATTGCTAACCACGGAATGGAACAGGCCAAGACAGCGAAATCACCAATGGAACCTGGATttatgaaagatgataactcgaGTGCAGTGCTTGAAGATGCGACCAAATATCGAAGTCTTGTAGGAGGTTTGTTATATCTTGCAGTGAATACTAGGCCAGATATCGCGGCGTGTACAGCAATTCTCGGTCGCAAGTTCAGTGATCCGAGGGAGGCTGACTGGACAGCAGCAAAGCGGGTGCTTAGATACCTGAAGAAAACAGCAGATTACAGCCTACGACTAGGAGGAGATTCAGAGCAGTTGCTTGTCGGATATTCGGATTCCGACTGGGCCGGAGATGTTTGCAGCCGAAAATCGACATCGGGTTTCGTGTTTTTCTTCTTTGGTTTCGTGGGCTAGTCGTCGTCAAACGTCCATCGCTCTGTCATCTATGGAGGCGGAGTATTTGGCGCTGAGTGAGGCGTGCCAAGAGACCTTATGGTTGAGGCAGCTGCTTTACGACTTTGATCAGGAGCAAAAGGGTCCTACGGTTGTGAACGAGGATAACCAAGGGTGCATCGCGTTTGTTCAGACGGAACGCTGCAACCGGCGATCGAAACATATCGACACTCGTGAGAAATTTGTTAAAGATTTGTGTGATAAGAAGGTGATCGAATTACATTACTGTTCTACTGATTTAATGATTGCAGATGTCATGACCAAACCTCTAGGACCAAATAAGCACCAACAATTCTGTGTAATGATGGGTCTTAGTGATTAATCGGTAGGTCAttgaggaggagtgttgagaagAACAATGACCCACCTTGCAGTTATATATACTTTGTTCTCATATTCAGTTCACCGCTCATGTGCGGCTCACTTGCTGTCAGAAGACAAAACACATTGTTATGTGCGTTATACCGTTTCCGTTATCAATCCAATAAAAGTTACTTTTCCAAGTAGTCGCGTGTTTTAATAATCCAATCCGTACGCTGTGTTTTTCCACTGTCCGACCGTCCTCTGCCGTcaaaacgaacgggggtccacggtaccatAAAGAACCAGCACTGGTCTAAGATggtaaaacaacaaaaaatacagagattgcatctcggtaaaactgacagcattcggattgaagcgcaggttaaaactgtctacttagcattacggtttacgggtcgatctgtcaaactgcccgtatcgttcataaatttcgggtttgAGTTAGCACGAACGCAGGTTAATTTATCAATTCGCTAttaggtcgattagcactcagttttaaccaaagtgctgtcaaagcgttcataaattaaccgattGCATCTCGAtgtcaaaaagtaaaaatgggaATATTCggtcaactttttttgaaatcgtgtaaattttaaaattcgtgtaaaacacagtgttgaaaaatatcattttcatccttgtttttaactgaaaatgatataaaaataattccaATATTCTGCAACGCTGCCCGAAACTACATCTCACTCTATAAAACTTTCAGATTTCTCACAGCCTGTTAGTTTCATTtcggttttttcctttttcccatTTTCGGCGACCTTCTGAAAATAGTGCGATTCGATTTGTCGCACAGTTTTCAAGCATTGAAAATATATACAAAGTGACGGAACAATGCTTTTGTTTCAAGATGCACGGTTGGTGGTTCAATACAATTAATATTTTTAATCATTGTTGATAGCGATGATAACCGCAGGTAATTCATTACGAGACTATCGCGATGATATAGAAATGGAACTCGAAATGGAAATAACAAACTTAAATTTCATTGCCACCTCATCGGAACAtcaaaccactgacgaactgacatgacacatagaagaaaatcctttaaaaaccatcgtcttgcacattttgcttgcacatcactagcaccctctgttatgcatattgcggagtagcttgcatttgcagggttttatgctgtagggttttgtacatttgtgtggttttatattgaaaactatatagaagcaacactcgcgcgccgcggtgtggccatgttgcgaaacatgcttgtttgaaaaatgagtagtttttgattggAACGATGGAaggcgagtgtctcgtctgtttgtctgtgattaaacattttagcagccattattattcagccgtagctgaatatgcatcgaataaaatcgatgtaaacaattctacaatacttattcagtcgaaattggagaacttataaaacctatttcgtttgaggtagaaaaaacacttgttaagcaattatatcgccttTTATATAACACTAGCtggcccgacaaacttcatgttgccgcaaattaaactgtgctgtacataaatcgtgatgacctttgtcacaactttgagttttgcaagtttctggggagttcatcggtgttttaatatacaaattttcctcacagtaaagcagaCAACACTCCCCCCAtttcttagcctgataaaataaagcggatagcatttaaatattcgccatcattacaaaccatttcgcagaataccatttcgcgaaaaaccttacgcgggatgtaccatttcacggaaaatcttttcatagaaagtaccatttcgcaggggtgacccaccTGAAGgtaagtaatagaggtcagtagacctaggaaaataaataaacctagatagaggtgatctcatcGGGGGGCTACCCCCGAGGTgttcggcgcttccgacggcaggtcaccggcaacacacgcggcctgtggccgcctcgcgctgaattatctaatgtaactattgatagtttttggtggtctttttattgattaatgttttatgaaagagtctaaaatttctcaagtacgattagtttttgagttacgcaaaaaattctgttttatttgtatgagagtcctgccacaggggtgaggggtctcaaactatcattaaaaaaattcctgcctccaaaaccccccatgccaaatttggttccatttgcttgcttagttctcgagttatgaggaaatttggatttcatttctatgggagcccccctcttaaaaagggagAGAAgtccttattcatcatagaaaaaattcatgcctccaaaaacacccacatgacaaatatggttccatttgattaattagttttcgagttatgaggaaatttgtatttcatttgtataggagccccccccccttctaaagtggggaggggtctcaattcaccatagaaaaaattcttgtctccaaaaacacccacgtgtaaaatgttgttccatttgtttgattagttctcgaattgtgcagaaatttgtgtttcatttgtatgagagcaccccttttagtgggggaggAGTTtctagccatcataagaactttccctggtcccaaaaacccctatatgcaaattttcacgccgatcggttcagtagtttttgattctataaggaacatttgggcagatagacagaaatccatttttataggtatagatttgtatgggagcccccctcttagtggggggagggatcgctaaccatcataagaaccttccctggcaccaaaaacccctacatgcaaattttcactccgatcggttcagtagttttcgattctataagaaacatagtgcctatgtttcttatagaatcgtgggacagtcagaaatccatttttataggcatagatttgtatgggaaccccctctcttagtggggagaggggtcttttgccatcgagagaaccttccgtagccccaaaaacccctacatacaaattttcacgccgatcggttcagtagttttcgattctataaggaacatacggacagaagacagacagaaatccatttttataggtataaatcTGTGCTTACAGCTTAtgtgtatatatatataactCTCTCTTCCCTATTCTTCTTCTCTTCCGCTCTCTTTATCTCTCTTTGAAATAAGGAATTATTCTCGTTGAGACGGGGCCACTACTAAAACAGTTTGGGTGAAGATGATACCAGGACCTGTAGACGGCCCCCGCTTTTGGAACTCTTGAAGCGCCTCagagcagtgttgcgaagccctcaCACATTTTTTCACAAACGCGCACTCATTCTAGCTAAtatgccggcataagcatccctttcggagtCTCTTCTCTCTTATTTATTGCTGTACTACGTCAAGTTTGTGCGAGaactaacagctacagtcgacgctctcgttcgtcgttgcaacccgatctgctgataccgattgtTCTCGAGGGCTTGCACTCcccccgtgagtagaatcgaggacgaagatgaagaagaacagaaaaaaataatgtaaaatatgtatcccagtgcgccactagcccTTATGGATAGCTGATTGCGCACGAGTTATTTTACTCGCAAATAATCTATGCAGCAAGACGATGTGAAGATGtgtgtgcgcgagtgtgtaggtagcagaatgtctgcacagagccacggcggctgtttcttttacgcctgcgtgagCGTTGTATATTTCTTGTATATTTGAcattaatatcataacattctgaccatgcatttaAGAGTTATCTTGTAAAAACAAGAGCTGAAGAAACTTAAAAAAGTATTTCGTGAATATtgcattttttctttaaaaaaaaggaCTTCTAGAACAAAACGATTGcccaaaaaaatttctatgagcaagtttaaagttttattctcattttttaccattttcatcTAATCAAGCACAAAAATTTTCTTATTTAAACCCCCCGTGTAAGTAGTGATCTCGTTTCAACATCAATTACTCTAAAGCGAAT is part of the Sabethes cyaneus chromosome 2, idSabCyanKW18_F2, whole genome shotgun sequence genome and harbors:
- the LOC128735049 gene encoding probable lysine-specific demethylase 4A, coding for MDIPRIMVFRPTWEEFQDFPAYINYMESKGAHKAGLVKVIPPPEWVPRKQGYDVKNINVTIRTPISQVVSGMQGLYQQLNIQKRSLTVQEFYKKTLLERHATPRHFDYEDLEKKFWKNVTYVAPTYGADVPGSLTDSDVKVWNINRLGTILDYVNADYNISIAGVNTAYLYFGMWKTTFAWHTEDMDLYSINFLHFGAPKTWYAIPPEHGKKLEKLAERFFPANYQECKAFLRHKMTLISTQVLKQNGIPFNKITQQPGEIMITFPYGYHAGFNHGFNCAESTNFATERWIEYGKRASVCNCRPDMVKIAMETFVRRFQPEQYENWLRGEDYGYHPEDPNNYCAAPKPRSLPKNYRNKILEQMQEQKRGCAPIKVDKKKTPKKTEKTKDKLKSIWSQLEGREGGVATNLLLDGPVKNTNRIRFQTRTINLLDD